AGATTCAAGTGAATCGACTGCTTGATACGGCGCAACAGGAATCGCCAATTCATCAAATAATGCTTTTTCAGAAAGACGATTTTGTGCAATAGCTAAAGCTTGACGCGGTGGATGCAGGTCTTTTTTTTGAATCAGTACATCGACATCTTTCAGCGGTGTATTTTCAAACTCTAAACTAAAAACATCTGCACTTTGGATAAATTCAGCCAAGCCATGTTCAGCTTGGGTTGAGTAGACTTGACCCAAGGCAGCCGAAGGGCAATCTGTATGGGCTTCAAAGAAAGTACATTGAATGTTAAGCGGTAAAGCGGCTTGTGCCATCATGCGACCAAGTTGACCGCCGCCAAAAATACCGATGGTTTTATCCATGAGCTGTGTCCCTGATTAAGCTGAACTTTAGATTTGACCTGGAATGTTTTTGCTTGCCACTTTTTCAGTTTGTGCAGCACGAAAATCCGCAACATTTTTGGCAATATCAGGGCGGGTTAAACCTAAAATTTGTGCCGCCATGATTGCAGCATTGGTCGCACCGGCAGGCCCAATCGCAAGTGTACCGACCGCAATCCCTGCAGGCATTTGTACGATAGAAAGCAATGAATCGACACCGTTTAAAATCGATGATTTCACCGGTACACCGAGCACAGGCAAATCAGTTTTTGCCGCACACATGCCGGGTAAATGTGCTGCACCGCCTGCACCTGCAATAATCACTTGAATGCCACGATCTCGTGCAGTTTCAGCATATTCAAACAAACGGTCTGGGGTACGATGTGCAGACACCACTTCCGCTTCAAAAGGAACGCCAAGCTGAGTCAGCATATTGGCAGTATGTTCTAGTGTTGCCCAATCTGATTGAGAACCCATGATAATTCCAACGAGAGGTAAAGCATCTTGTGTTGCGGCCGCATTCATTGCTTATGTTCCAGAAACGAAAAGTAAGGAAGGTTAAATCTCAGCGTTAAGCCAAGCTTTAAATGAATCAGAAGAGCCACATTATAGACTGTTTTTACAGCGCACCAAAATTTAACAGTCAAAGCAAGGCTGTATTTTTATTGTTTTTTTCAGAAATTATTAAAAATTTAAACGAAATTTGCCGTCAAAATTTACCCAAGCAATTTTATTGATTGCGAAACACAAAATAGATGCAACCTAGCAGACAACAACCCGCCCACAAATAGTCGAGTTTAAATGGTTGTTTAAACAGAAAAATCATAAAAGGCACAAACACGATCAGGGTCACCACTTCTTGGGTGATCTTCATTTCACCAGTGCTCCAACCTTGTTGAGCCAACATACGGGTCGCTGGAATCATAAAACTATACTCCAGCAAGGCAATCGCCCAACCAAATAAAATGGCTTGCCAAACAGGAGCATTGTGTAAAAATTTAAGATGCCCATACCATGCCAAGGTCATAAAACAGTTTGAAATAATCAAAAAAATAAAGGGTAGGGACATGGCAAAATCGTGTCTTAGAGGATGTCGATATTTTACGTTGAATTGACGGGTTTTCACTGCCTCATGGGTTTATTTTTTACAAAAAAATTTCAGATCAAATCATTTATTTTCATGGCTTAAATTCAACTCAGAATATACAAGAATCACTATCTTTTCAGCAGAACCCTTGCTATCGTTGCCTTTAAATCAAATCAACCTTTTAAATCAAATTTATAATGACAACACCACAACAACAAAGTGATGTGTCTATAAAAGCAGTGGAGTGAGAACGAATGCATCTGCATATTTTAGGTATTTGCGGCACCTTTATGGGTTCATTGGCACTGTTAGCACGTGATCTGGGACATAAGGTGACCGGTTCAGATGCAAATGTTTATCCACCGATGTCGACCCAACTTGAAAATGCCGGTATTACTTTAATGCAGGGCTATGACCGGAGTCATTTGCAACCGACACCTGATTTGGTCATTGTCGGTAATGCCATGAAACGTGGCATTGATGCTGTGGAATATATGCTTGATCAAGGCATGCCGTATATTTCTGGACCTCAGTTCCTTGCCGATCATGTTTTACAAGGTAAGCATGTGCTCGGTGTTGCAGGCACACATGGTAAAACCACCACCACCACCATGCTCGCATGGGTCCTCGATCAAGCTGGTTTAGAACCGGGTTTCTTGATTGGTGGTGTACCTTTAGGCTTTAAAGAAAGTGCACGTTTAGGCGGTGGAAAATACTTCTGTGTTGAAGCCGATGAAT
The sequence above is drawn from the Acinetobacter lanii genome and encodes:
- the purE gene encoding 5-(carboxyamino)imidazole ribonucleotide mutase, translating into MNAAATQDALPLVGIIMGSQSDWATLEHTANMLTQLGVPFEAEVVSAHRTPDRLFEYAETARDRGIQVIIAGAGGAAHLPGMCAAKTDLPVLGVPVKSSILNGVDSLLSIVQMPAGIAVGTLAIGPAGATNAAIMAAQILGLTRPDIAKNVADFRAAQTEKVASKNIPGQI
- a CDS encoding DMT family protein encodes the protein MSLPFIFLIISNCFMTLAWYGHLKFLHNAPVWQAILFGWAIALLEYSFMIPATRMLAQQGWSTGEMKITQEVVTLIVFVPFMIFLFKQPFKLDYLWAGCCLLGCIYFVFRNQ